One segment of Gemmatimonadota bacterium DNA contains the following:
- a CDS encoding DNA-3-methyladenine glycosylase 2 family protein translates to MHPPLLSCPIMADLVARHRPPAITPQPPFPALVDAIVSQQISGKAAASILARLAELVPIRPAALASADLRRLRRAGLSRAKASYVRELARFAEAGGLRGLGRLSDAAVIERLVQVKGVGVWTAEMFLIFSLERPDVWPVGDGGIQRAAERLYRVRARSRLERLGERFRPYRTSAAWYLWRSLEDPTPA, encoded by the coding sequence ATGCACCCGCCGCTCCTTTCCTGCCCCATCATGGCCGACCTGGTGGCCCGGCACCGCCCGCCGGCGATCACGCCCCAGCCTCCCTTCCCGGCCCTGGTCGACGCCATCGTGTCGCAGCAGATCTCCGGCAAGGCGGCGGCGAGCATCCTGGCCCGGCTGGCGGAGCTGGTCCCGATCCGTCCGGCGGCCCTGGCCAGCGCCGACTTGCGGCGGCTGCGGCGCGCCGGCCTCTCCCGGGCGAAGGCGTCGTATGTGCGCGAGCTGGCGCGGTTCGCCGAGGCGGGTGGCCTGCGCGGACTCGGCCGCCTGTCCGATGCGGCGGTGATCGAGCGACTGGTGCAGGTGAAGGGCGTCGGGGTGTGGACCGCCGAGATGTTCCTGATCTTCTCGCTTGAGCGGCCGGACGTCTGGCCGGTCGGGGACGGCGGCATCCAGCGCGCCGCGGAGCGGCTGTATCGCGTCCGGGCGCGCTCGCGGCTGGAACGCCTGGGCGAGCGCTTCCGCCCCTACCGCACCAGCGCCGCCTGGTATCTCTGGCGGTCGCTGGAGGATCCGACGCCGGCCTGA